A single Pantoea rwandensis DNA region contains:
- a CDS encoding class I SAM-dependent methyltransferase, producing the protein MKPAKTRQILTAPRSWRDMPWGDYFRDALTQQLQPYLGKLYGFHMLKLGSLSAEINTSQCAISHQVNVGIEGDDLQVIANTTQLPFEAKSIDACLMAHTLAWSQDPHRVLREVDRVLIDDGWMIISGFNPFSLLGISKGIPGLHARAPWSGRMFSQVRLLDWLSLLNYEVVYRTRFQVVPWHRQGGKVISAHLPALGCLNIVVARKRTFPLTPTKAKKSLNKAQVRQTVNATRQFREVKDQDST; encoded by the coding sequence ATGAAGCCAGCGAAAACACGCCAAATTCTGACTGCGCCGCGCTCCTGGCGCGATATGCCATGGGGCGATTATTTTCGCGATGCACTCACGCAGCAGTTGCAGCCTTACCTTGGAAAGCTGTATGGCTTTCATATGCTTAAACTTGGCAGCCTTAGCGCAGAAATCAATACCAGCCAGTGTGCCATATCGCATCAGGTAAATGTGGGCATTGAGGGCGATGACTTGCAGGTGATCGCCAATACCACGCAATTACCTTTTGAAGCGAAATCGATTGATGCCTGCCTGATGGCGCATACCCTGGCGTGGAGTCAGGATCCCCATCGCGTGCTACGAGAAGTGGATCGCGTCCTGATTGACGATGGTTGGATGATTATCAGCGGGTTCAACCCGTTCAGCCTGCTCGGTATCAGCAAAGGTATCCCGGGTTTGCACGCCCGCGCGCCATGGAGCGGACGCATGTTCAGCCAGGTACGCTTGCTCGACTGGCTCAGCCTGCTCAACTATGAAGTGGTTTATCGCACCCGTTTTCAAGTGGTGCCGTGGCATCGGCAGGGCGGCAAAGTGATCAGTGCGCACCTGCCCGCGCTGGGATGTCTGAACATTGTGGTGGCACGCAAACGAACATTCCCATTAACGCCCACCAAAGCGAAGAAGAGCTTAAACAAAGCGCAGGTCAGGCAAACGGTAAATGCCACGCGCCAGTTTCGTGAAGTGAAGGATCAGGATTCGACCTGA
- the gloB gene encoding hydroxyacylglutathione hydrolase, with amino-acid sequence MNLTSIPALQDNYIWTLTDDDKNCLIVDPGEAQPVLDKIRVNKWQPVAILLTHHHHDHVDGVAELLQHYPDMAVYGPEETADKGAKHIVAENDEFTLLGLNFRVIATPGHTLGHISYFSSPYLFCGDTMFSGGCGRLFEGTAEQMFDSFQKLNKLPADTLICCAHEYTLSNMKFAAAILPHDPKILARYQQIKDLRAENRITLPTKLALEREINLFLRTQDADLQKALGTNVTSSPLWQTFADLRGKKDRF; translated from the coding sequence ATGAATCTTACCAGTATTCCCGCGTTGCAGGATAACTACATCTGGACACTGACGGACGATGATAAAAACTGCCTGATAGTCGATCCCGGCGAGGCTCAACCGGTGCTGGATAAAATCAGAGTCAACAAGTGGCAACCGGTGGCCATTTTGCTCACGCATCATCATCACGACCACGTCGACGGTGTCGCCGAGTTACTGCAACACTATCCCGATATGGCGGTTTACGGGCCAGAGGAAACGGCGGATAAGGGGGCAAAACATATCGTCGCCGAGAATGATGAATTTACCCTGCTTGGGCTAAATTTCCGTGTCATCGCAACACCCGGACACACTTTAGGACATATCTCATATTTCAGTTCACCTTATCTTTTCTGTGGTGACACGATGTTTTCTGGCGGTTGTGGAAGATTATTTGAAGGCACAGCAGAACAAATGTTTGATTCATTTCAAAAGCTTAATAAACTTCCTGCAGACACCCTGATTTGTTGCGCTCATGAGTACACTTTATCCAATATGAAGTTTGCTGCGGCTATTCTGCCTCATGACCCCAAAATTTTGGCAAGGTATCAGCAAATTAAGGACTTACGCGCAGAAAACCGCATCACTTTGCCAACAAAATTGGCCTTAGAGCGAGAAATAAATTTATTTCTCCGAACGCAAGATGCTGATTTACAAAAGGCTTTAGGGACTAATGTTACTTCCTCTCCGTTATGGCAAACTTTCGCTGATCTACGCGGGAAGAAAGACCGTTTTTGA
- the mltD gene encoding murein transglycosylase D, whose protein sequence is MKAKAILLASVLLVGCQASRNDANIPVQHAQSLSSAGQGENGKYGDQLLSQRWQDDGTSLAEDTDLWNHISDELKMGIPENPRIREQKTKFLKNKSYLHDVTLRAEPYMYWIVEQIQKRKMPMELVLLPIVESAFDPHATSSANAAGIWQIVAQTGKNYGLKQNQWYDGRRDVVASTKVALDMMQRLNGMFDGDWLLTVAAYNSGEGRVLKAIKQNKARGKPTDFWHLSLPRETTVYVPKMLALSEILKNNKQYGIKLPTPNESRALARVEVGQQIELTQAADMAGMSLNKLKSFNAGYKNGTTAPNGPHYIMVPKSNVAKLRNSLASGDIASVQPVEMAKVSAAGNNYTVRKGDTLSAIANKLGVSVSALKQQNNLRSASVRIGQKLTVGGKATQLADNGNSITYRVRKGDSFASIAKRHGVNTQDVMRWNSDAKDIQPGDKLTLFVKNSATPDT, encoded by the coding sequence ATGAAGGCTAAAGCGATATTACTCGCCTCGGTCTTGCTGGTAGGATGTCAGGCATCAAGGAATGACGCCAATATCCCCGTACAGCATGCACAGAGCCTGTCTTCAGCTGGTCAAGGTGAAAATGGAAAGTACGGAGATCAATTATTATCGCAGCGCTGGCAGGATGATGGAACAAGCCTCGCAGAAGATACCGATCTCTGGAATCACATTAGTGACGAGTTGAAGATGGGGATTCCGGAAAACCCCCGGATCCGCGAACAAAAAACAAAGTTTTTAAAAAATAAGAGCTATCTCCACGATGTAACATTACGGGCAGAGCCGTACATGTACTGGATTGTCGAGCAGATACAGAAACGTAAAATGCCGATGGAACTGGTACTGCTACCCATAGTGGAGAGCGCTTTTGACCCACATGCAACATCTTCTGCGAATGCCGCTGGCATCTGGCAGATTGTTGCACAAACGGGCAAAAACTATGGTTTGAAACAGAACCAATGGTATGACGGACGCCGCGATGTGGTGGCCTCGACCAAAGTTGCGCTGGATATGATGCAGCGTCTGAACGGTATGTTTGACGGTGACTGGTTGTTAACAGTGGCCGCCTATAACAGCGGTGAAGGACGAGTGCTGAAAGCGATAAAACAGAATAAGGCGCGCGGCAAGCCGACTGATTTCTGGCACTTATCGTTACCACGCGAAACTACGGTCTATGTACCTAAGATGTTGGCCTTGAGTGAAATCCTCAAGAACAACAAGCAGTACGGTATCAAGTTGCCGACTCCAAACGAAAGCCGTGCTTTAGCACGTGTTGAAGTGGGGCAGCAAATTGAACTGACGCAGGCCGCAGATATGGCCGGTATGTCGCTCAACAAGTTGAAGAGCTTCAACGCCGGTTATAAAAATGGCACCACTGCGCCAAACGGACCGCACTATATTATGGTGCCTAAGTCCAACGTTGCTAAGCTGCGCAATTCACTGGCATCCGGTGACATTGCATCCGTGCAGCCTGTTGAAATGGCGAAAGTCAGTGCAGCAGGAAACAACTATACGGTACGCAAAGGCGACACCTTGTCGGCAATTGCTAACAAGCTTGGCGTTAGCGTCAGTGCACTGAAACAGCAGAACAACCTGCGCAGCGCTTCAGTTCGCATCGGTCAGAAGTTGACTGTTGGCGGCAAAGCAACGCAGTTGGCTGATAACGGCAACAGCATCACCTACCGTGTACGTAAGGGTGATTCTTTTGCCAGTATTGCAAAACGTCATGGTGTGAACACCCAGGATGTTATGCGCTGGAACAGTGACGCTAAAGACATTCAGCCGGGCGACAAGCTCACGCTGTTTGTGAAGAATAGCGCAACACCTGATACCTAA
- a CDS encoding endonuclease/exonuclease/phosphatase family protein: MRKKTYAMRYTAGQPAERIFPPGAMLHLGQALPPGAPLPADPALRVLVWNIFKQQRADWMSVLQGFGKDAHLVLLQEAQTTPELVKFATSNYLAADQVPAFVLPQHPSGVMTLASAHPVYCCPLREREPLLRLAKSALVTAYPLPTGEMLMVVNIHAVNFSLGVDVYSKQLGPIGEQIQHHRGPVIMAGDFNAWSRQRMNALYRFAEEMTLQEVNFTDDHRRKAFGRPLDFVFYRDMKVSEASVLVTRASDHNPLLVEFNSTYPIGR; encoded by the coding sequence GTGCGAAAGAAAACTTATGCAATGCGTTATACAGCGGGTCAGCCTGCGGAGCGGATATTCCCGCCTGGGGCGATGTTGCATCTGGGGCAGGCGCTGCCGCCTGGTGCACCGTTACCTGCGGATCCTGCCTTGCGGGTTTTAGTGTGGAATATCTTCAAGCAGCAGCGGGCAGACTGGATGTCCGTGCTGCAAGGTTTCGGCAAAGATGCTCACCTGGTTTTACTCCAGGAAGCACAAACCACCCCTGAACTGGTCAAATTCGCCACCAGTAACTATCTGGCGGCCGATCAGGTACCTGCCTTCGTCTTACCTCAGCACCCTTCGGGCGTGATGACGCTGGCTTCTGCGCATCCTGTGTATTGCTGTCCATTGCGTGAACGCGAACCTTTGTTACGCCTGGCTAAGTCGGCGCTGGTGACGGCCTATCCACTGCCGACTGGCGAGATGCTGATGGTGGTCAACATCCACGCGGTGAATTTCAGCCTTGGCGTGGATGTCTACAGCAAGCAACTCGGGCCGATTGGCGAACAGATTCAACACCACCGCGGACCGGTGATCATGGCCGGCGATTTCAACGCCTGGAGCCGCCAGCGCATGAACGCGCTGTATCGCTTTGCTGAAGAGATGACATTGCAGGAAGTGAATTTCACGGATGACCATCGCCGTAAAGCGTTTGGTCGTCCTTTAGATTTTGTCTTCTACCGGGATATGAAAGTCAGCGAGGCTTCTGTGCTGGTCACGCGCGCTTCAGATCACAATCCACTGCTGGTTGAGTTCAATTCAACGTATCCCATCGGGCGTTAA
- a CDS encoding MFS transporter translates to MPLALWALTISAFAIGTTEFVIVGLIPTIAEQLSITLPSAGMLVSIYALGVAIGAPVLTALTGKLPRKQLLMGLMVLFTAGNLVAWLAPNYETLVIARLLTGLAHGVFFSVGSTIATSLVSKEKAASAIAIMFGGLTVALVTGVPLGTLIGQHFGWRESFLAVSLLGAIALVSSMILVPRNIAQPPVTTLAQQARVMVNPRLLLIYTITALGYGGVFTAFTFLAPMMQSLAGFSPSAVSVILLGYGISVAIGNIWGGKLADSHGAVSALTLIFAALAVLLLLFQFTASSHYMALVTVLVMGIFAFANVPGLQVYVVQKAESYAPGAVDVASGLNIAAFNIGIALGSLVGGHIVEHYGLAQTPWVGAVIVFFALLLVRLSGQLDKSRAELAAE, encoded by the coding sequence ATGCCACTTGCACTCTGGGCGCTGACCATCAGCGCCTTCGCTATCGGAACCACCGAATTTGTTATCGTGGGTCTGATCCCTACCATTGCAGAACAGCTCAGCATCACACTGCCTTCAGCAGGTATGCTGGTTTCTATCTATGCGCTGGGTGTCGCGATCGGCGCACCTGTACTGACCGCGTTAACTGGAAAGCTGCCGCGTAAGCAGTTGCTCATGGGTCTCATGGTGCTCTTCACAGCAGGTAACCTGGTGGCATGGTTAGCTCCCAACTATGAGACGCTGGTGATTGCGCGTTTGTTAACGGGGCTGGCACATGGCGTCTTCTTTTCTGTTGGGTCGACGATTGCTACGAGCCTGGTCAGCAAAGAAAAAGCGGCGAGTGCCATCGCCATTATGTTCGGTGGTTTAACCGTAGCACTGGTCACGGGCGTACCTCTGGGCACCTTGATTGGTCAGCACTTTGGCTGGCGTGAAAGTTTCCTTGCGGTTTCGCTGTTGGGTGCCATTGCATTGGTCAGCAGTATGATTCTGGTGCCGCGTAATATTGCGCAACCCCCTGTTACCACGCTGGCACAACAAGCTCGTGTGATGGTCAATCCTCGCCTGCTGCTCATTTATACCATCACGGCGCTGGGCTATGGCGGCGTATTCACGGCATTCACTTTTCTGGCGCCGATGATGCAGTCGCTGGCTGGGTTCTCACCTTCCGCAGTGAGTGTCATTTTGCTGGGATACGGTATTTCCGTGGCTATCGGTAATATTTGGGGCGGCAAACTGGCCGACAGTCATGGCGCAGTGTCTGCATTAACGCTGATATTTGCTGCGTTGGCCGTATTGTTGCTGCTGTTTCAGTTTACCGCCAGTTCGCACTATATGGCGTTGGTGACAGTGTTGGTGATGGGAATCTTTGCTTTTGCTAACGTGCCGGGGTTACAGGTTTATGTGGTGCAAAAAGCAGAATCCTACGCGCCTGGTGCAGTGGACGTGGCTTCAGGTCTGAATATTGCGGCGTTTAACATTGGTATCGCGCTGGGCTCATTAGTAGGAGGGCATATCGTTGAGCACTACGGGTTGGCTCAAACGCCTTGGGTCGGTGCAGTAATCGTGTTTTTCGCGCTATTACTGGTACGTTTGAGCGGTCAACTTGACAAGTCGCGTGCAGAATTAGCGGCGGAGTAG